The following is a genomic window from Candidatus Dormiibacterota bacterium.
CAGCCGGCGGTGAAGGGCGACGCCTCGGTCTCGACCCGCAGCCAGGAGGGCTCGCAGCGGAACTCGAGCGAGGCGTTGCGCAGCAGGGCGCCGGGGAGCAGGTGGGCCTCGCAGAGGATCTGGAAGCCGTTGCAGATCCCCCACACCAGCCCGCCGCCGGCGGCGAGGTCGGCGACCGCGTCCATCAGCGGCGAGAACCGGGCGATGGCGCCGCAGCGCAGGTGGTCGCCGTAGGAGAAGCCGCCGGGGAGGATGACGCAGTCGGCGCCGCGGAGATCGGCCTCCTGATGCCAGAGCATCACCGCCTCGTGGCCGTCGAGGGAGACCGCGTGGGCGCAGTCGCGCTCCGACCAGGTCCCCGGGAAGACGGCGATGC
Proteins encoded in this region:
- the purQ gene encoding phosphoribosylformylglycinamidine synthase subunit PurQ codes for the protein MRFGIAVFPGTWSERDCAHAVSLDGHEAVMLWHQEADLRGADCVILPGGFSYGDHLRCGAIARFSPLMDAVADLAAGGGLVWGICNGFQILCEAHLLPGALLRNASLEFRCEPSWLRVETEASPFTAGCRRGDVLRIPVSHGEGRYVADPETLIRLEEDDRVALRYVRRDGGPVGEASPNGSMRDIAGILNPGRNVLGMMPHPERACEELIGGADGMALIRSVAASLAREGAFAG